The following nucleotide sequence is from Zea mays cultivar B73 chromosome 1, Zm-B73-REFERENCE-NAM-5.0, whole genome shotgun sequence.
ttttgaatagcaaggAGATTAGTCTTCATGTATCACTTCCATTTCTCTGTCCACCAAATTAGCCCTAAAAGGTTTAAATTCCCCTTTTATTGAAAGTTGAATAGCAAGTTGATTTTACCCCCTTAATTCCTCTTGATCATAAACATATCCATAGGTCGTGTATGAGAACAAAGGGATTGAATGGAGATTGTAGGTGCTAAGATTTCCtttccatttaattttgaatagaTTGAGATTTTAGCTCCTCTAAGAACTGATTTGGTGGCCAAGGATCACTAAGTAATCCATGGGGAGGAATCCTTGAATAGCAAGGGGAttcctctctagtcactaaattAGCTCTAAGGCTGGTTTGGTGACAAGGAAATTGGAGGGGTCAATGAGAGTTAATCTGTCCGTAGTAGAAAATAATAAGCTGAAAGTTCATCATCACTCTGTGATCGGTCACTTTCGCATAAACAAATGCCACGGCGACTTTCCAGGCCAGCAATATTTATTATGTGATTGTGATGTACAAAAGATCGACTCATTACCTCGAAAAGATTGCATGGGTTGGGGCCAAATTAATTTGGTTATCCAGCTCGCAAAACAAATGATTTCTTAGTGCTGAAAAAAGGCATCAAGCCAGATTATATATACATTGGTTATGTCTTGTCAGGTAGTCTAATCGTGAACGAACGAACAGTGCAGCGTGATTATAATTAATACCGGTCTGGTTTAAAATTTTAATCATATCCAAGGTGGTGTTAATTAAATATAAgtaagtaaataaataaataggaACTAATCAGCAGCAGGGGTCCGTCCTTGCATGCATGGAGCATAGTCGTCGTCCATCGTCAGCGTATCACAGAGAATCCATCCATCCTTTAAAAGTAGAGAAGGACGACGACGAGGAAGAAGCTGGCTAGCTAGCTACTGTCATGGCGTTGATCATGCAACACGATTAGATTAAATGTTTGTCTCGTTTTTTTTCTTCTCCCAACCAGCTAGCCGCAAACTGCACAGGAGGTTTAAAGTGGTTGACTTTGCAGGATGGCGTGCGTGTGCTGCGTAGAGACGAGACGACCTCGAGCGCCAAACGATCTCAGGACAAAGCTGTGTGAGTGACTCGACAAGTGTAGGCATTTAATTTAATTTAGAGTCGATTAGTTACTTAGTACTCCTTTGTGTCCTACGACAAGTGCCGCTGCCGTTTCACGAGGAGCTACATACTTTTTACTTTAACAAAATAAAAATATGTATAAATCTCTACTATTTGTTAAGGCTGCAATAGTAGTCTGTCATTCACTGTTCTGCCTTTCCGATTTTCTCCTCCCCGCGCACAGTCCATTCacatgttctgccaccattctatATCTATCATTCTCGTTCCCCCTCCCTGCAAAGCTCATTCACATTCCCCCGTACAGCCGACgcatagctaaaattaaaaaaaatacaCATGTCCCAAAGGGATTCGAATCCACGACCTTTCAAGTAAATGCTAGcaatagctaccactacaccacatatgtGTTTATATCTACATCTAtaattgtcgggtaccgtaattagaggTACCACCAATACTCCTtaacatggctggaaaacatcttcaaaacaaaccgtaaagactgataagcacggttcaagtcaatgCCTCGTcagccaagggacgcgacctcgtctcgctcgagcccggcctcgggcaagaacagtagtcccgaacggattcacgcctcgcccgaggacctcctcaggcagtaggcgcacccccggctcgcccgaggccaagctcgagcaaactttgtcgtacagcaacctcggccaaatcgccttaccaaccgaccgtatcacatgcgcatttaatacggggatcgtctgacaccttatcctgacacgcgcacctcagtcggcaaggtcgaaatgaccgcagtcactttgcccctttactgatcgttctgacaggaaaaaagGACACTATTCAACCCGTTCCGACtattgtgccaaccaccagggtaaaactaacgacagtaagtcacgacctcccccgagttcagcctcgggcgcaacagggagctctgcctcgccccacctcaggcctcggcctcgggagaaggtctccgcctcgctcgaccccaggcctcggcctcgggagaaggtctccacctcgcccgacctcggacctcagcctcggcctcaggaggagtcgcaACCTCGCccaacctcagcctcggcctcgggagaagtctccgcctcgcccgacctcggcctcggaccgactgtgccacaggggatacatcattaccctacccctagctagctgccttaggctacgaaggaacaagaccggtgtcccatctagattactccggcaacaggtaatgatggttccctgcatgcgtccatgacgccgATTGTTCTCAACtccctacgaaggcaaagaaacgccACCAGGACCCcaggccgcaccgccagctgcgcttctacagggctcaagtacttctccgccggacacgttagcacatagctacacccccatgtacagctggaccatctccttgtatctataaaagggatgtccagggccttcccaaaGGGGGGCAGAGGCAGAGAAGGAGAGAAAAACGCATAGAaggctaactcagacggctcacctcaagggcgcaccctctctctctcgcaacgcttgtaacccctactacgagcaccctggtgcaagataatataagcctcatcctccttattgtgtttcatcttgcatcaacccatctgggcagggacacgcagcgtcaaattcactggtcggtcgagggtcctcgcgggtccaaaatgccgagagttggcgtgccaggtaggggtctgctacgtgttgacaaatactttcccgttgagttccagatggacaatcttcgGTAGCCTCTTCAGCCCGGTACGGTGCTtcacttcgggagtctcgagttcatgtcccacgacggcagctacgacatggtactcctccccccacagcacgacaacaacgacggtcgtcggctcgcccagcagaggcgaactcgacgacggcatctccccgcggcagaagaggaacatccgggtttgccccgccaccctcctcgccggaggaggagaagacggagcaaccatggccaggcaagaggcggcacttcgtcggctgtcggaccagagtgAGCCGACGACGGTGGCACCCCTGCGGGAGACATGTCGGGTGTTATCCTCGCACctaagacaacgacgggtgtcgcttcccagcaacgtgccaaccccaggcggactgatgacgtcggcacccttgcgagggacttgtcggacattagtctcgcacctgagataacgacACATTCCATCCCCGATgcaacttcaccaccgtccatcaaccaggaggtaccatcagttttccaccctgttccctttagattcagcttcgatccaccaagcgaccccacttcggtgagcgctttcgcaagggcatgaCGTTGGTGTGGGTGATGGACAGCTGCATCTGCTCCACCTCCGAGATCACCCTCACCAGCAGCCCCCTGGCGCTGTAGCAGTGGATCCGCAGCAGCAGCACGCTCCTCTCCGACAGCCGTGCCTCGATCTCCGGGAGCGGCATACCGCCGCCATCGCCACCGTGGTCGCCGCTACCGCCATGGCTGCTCGCCATGGCGTCGTCCTCCGGCGGCAGCTGCTTCTTGACGAGCACCGCCGACTGGATGCCGCCGCTGCCACCGGCGCCTCCTTCCTCCTCGAGCCCCTTCACCTTCTCCTGCAGCTCCCTCACGTACTTCACCGCGTCCCCAAGGATGGTCGCCTTGTCCATCTGCAAGCGAGCAAAAGCTCGATCACGATATGCAAATGTTGCACCCTTTGTTTTCCTCATGATCGAGCTCAATAATATGTATGTTCAATGCAGATAGATACTGATCCATGCATACTGAATTACTGATACAAACTCAACAGTAATTACCAGTATGTGTAATTATTACAGGTTAATTTGAGCATGACATGCACACAAACTACTAGAATTTTTCATTCAAATGCTCTCTTGTAATTGCAAGGCTAGCAAAGCTTAGCAGGCTATAGGATCTTTCAAAGGGTGCGGTGCGCGGTGCAACCTTTTAAACACTGGGTTATTTAGTTTTTGTTGCTCAATCTATATTTTTCCAGCATGATTTGGTATGTTTTCTAATTTATTCTAGAAACTAGTACTAATACTGTCATGTCATGTATGATTGAAAGGCTAACCGAGAATATATGCTGTGCTTACACTTTGGTAAGCGAAAGGACCTAATTTGCAAAGAAATTTTTGCTGAACGATGGGCTGTAAACTTAATGACTGGTCAATAGTTACCATGATTTTGTTGACATGATTACATGCAATCTTGGTGGGTTTATATAATCGCACATGGTTTACCCAAGGTCCAAGGGTAAGAAAGACCCCCTTGATGGTGGCTAAATACACGCATGAAATTAAGGattgaaaaaaaagaaagaaaaaggagGAGGAGAAGTAAATCGGTGATgaaaagaaagaatgaaagaatctGTTCTATGGTGAGCTAATGATAATAACCTTTTTGAGGCCGGGGATGACGGTGGAGAGCTCGATAAAGCGCTGGTTGATCTTCTCCCTGCGCCGTCTCTCGGCGATGATGTGGTCCTGCACCGGCCCCGGCGACGATGCCGGCGCAGCAGCAGTGGATGGGCCCGCGCCGCCCCCTCTCCTCCCCGCAGACGACGCAGCACGTTGTTGCGCCCTCGCGACCGCCGCCGGGGCGTCCGGCAGCGCGACGCCGACGGCGCCGCGGTCGTCCGCTGGCTGCGCAGACGCGGCGCTGAAGTTCCAGCTGACCGGCCtgctgttgctgccgccgccgagGCCCGTGGTCCTGGAGCGCGCGGTGTGGGGGGACCACCCGGCCGCCGCGTCGTGGTCCATGGCTGCGCCGGGGCTGTCGCCGGAGCTGCTGCTGTTGGTCAGGCCGTAGTCAGCCACCTGCACCGTCAGGTTCCGGACTCGGACGCTGCCGGGCACGGCCTGTGGCTGGGATGCGCGGAGCGCCTGGAGCGACGGGAAGGCGGCGGCGGAGTCCTCCTGGTCTCCGGCGCCGCCGCTGATGCGGACACCAACACCGGCGCCGCCGTCCTGCTGCTGGTATGCGGCGGAAACCGCGGTGGCGGCGGCCGGGTGCTGGAGATGGTTCATTGCCCACTGGAGGAACGTGCTCGAGTCGTCCTCCATATGTCGATCCATCATCTATCAGATCAGTATATCAATCCTGCTTTCTCGTCGTGCTGCTGCTGCGTGAACAAATCGTGATGCTAATAATAAGAAGATAAATACTCCTAGAAGGCATCTGAATCTGACGAGATGGGATGGAGAGGAATCGAAATCCAGACGACGATTCTGATATATAAGATCAAAAAAAAAGAGGCAAAGTGAAGCTGAATCGATGCAATTCAAGCTGCTGctggcggccgccgccgccgcatgcTACTATATACTACTGCAAGTGTgcaaccaagtggttttggctccAAGCAGGATGGGCTCATCAGCAGCTAAAGCTGAAGACAAGGCAGGCAATCAATCAATCACATGCATGTGAGGCTCAGGTAGATGCAAATCAAAGACAGATCGGTAGGCTTGCAACAGTGCAACGCAGACCGGCAGCTAGCAGACGCTGAAGCTCAGGATGATTTGATTAGACCAGCTCAAAGCACAAGCTGAAGAACAAGTAAGGCAAAGGGCAAGAACAAAAAGTAAAGCTATGCTGTCCATAGCCAACCAAGAAAAGCTAGTTGCAAACTCCTTGGAGATGGAAAAACAAGAGGAAGAGAATGGAGGAAGTGGTGGCGGCCAACAACCAAgaagtacctgcagaaaattgatGTGTGCCGATGcccctgtgtgtgtgtgtgttgggtTATCTGCAGCTATCTTGAAGGATCCAGAGAAAAAGACTGAAGGAGAGTGTGGCGGAATGATGTTGCTATGTTGTTTGCTACATATATGGATGCCTGTGTATGTAATTATCTATTGCTGGACACATATGCCCCTCCTATATATCCCTTGTCAATGTCTCCCCTCACCTCTCCTCTCTATATATGATTACATATCTCTCTTTGTCTCTACATTAAGTATTCGAAGCTGTTGTAGTGTGGCCCTACAAAAGGACCAAGGATATGCCATCTAGAGGAGGTGAATGGGtggttctaaaaatctataatttAAAATGGGAAAGGTGTTAGAAGAAAGATTTTCAACTGCTTGAAAATTCTAAATCGGAGTAAAATAACCCTGCTAAGAGATggtttggtgacaaggggatcacgggggattagaggggattgagggggaaatgaactaattttccccTCAATCCCCTCTAATTCTCCTGTGATCCTTGGTCACCAAATTAGCCCACTAAGGAGGTGTTGAATGCGCTAGAGCTAATAGTGAGTGGCTCAAATTAGTTGAAACATCAAACACCATAGCTAATAATTCAGTTagatagttatttgttagctagctaatttcactaataatttttagctaactaactattagttctagtgcattcaaacaccccctaagtaagCAAAGAATATTAACCAGCCCTAAAGCCTAACACATGCAACACAATTGATTACTTTCACAAGTAGTAGTATGTGTGTTTTGCTGAACAGCAACCGTACCAGATCGAGATGGGTGAGCGTGTGGCGGTGAACTCTGACACGAATATCATGCAAAAGCATGATGCATATGTGGCCGAAGAACATGTTTTGCTACGACGACGACGCTAGCTTTTATTTGCCGTTGCTATATTTAGAGATTGATGCAGTGTATAATAATTGACGTGCGTATATTTTATGTTACTCCACCATCGTGTGTGTGTGTGGATGCACGGTCCAAGTCAACTGGAGCACAGTTTTCTATTAGGCTAGTGATTTGTACCTTGTACTTTGTTAATTGTGGAGGGGCTCAGTGACCGCTTCTAGGGTTCATACTAGCAGCAGCATGTGCATGGCCACACACACACAAAAAGAACATCAACTTCGCCTCCTATCCACATCAATCTAGATGTGCTTTAAAAAAATAGTACTGCATTTGTCAGTGATTAATATGGTAGTGCGCGCGCGTTTTGGTTTGTTTCAATACATCTGAACATGTGTATTCGAATCGGATACGATCGGATATATTACTCGCTCCATATTTATTGTATCTTCTCTTCAGATTTGATCGGatataaatatctaactataagtATACGGATACGGATATAGATCAGATATGTGGATCGTATCTCAGATTTCTTAGACAGATCAAATTCAAATACGGACGGATAATATTACGTACTATTTAGATCCCTACATATTACATATGGAGATCATTttccaaaaagaaaaaaaaactcatGGTACTGCtacaattttttatttttttgggtGTGTGAGGTGGACTCGAATACAGGAAAACTGTTGGGCGCGTAATTCAATGGCATGGGACCGACTAGCTGCTGACAGCTCAAGCATGCATGCAGCTTCTGCAATCTGCAGGGCCGGCATGCTGCATGCACGGTGCTGCACCACAGCCACAGTACAAGCATCCCATGCCTAGCTAGATCTTTGTCTCACTGTGTGTCGTTGATCGCCCAGTGCATGCGCTAGTAATTCTTATGTTATGTTCCCTCAATCATTGAGCAATTTTTTTCACTAGGAACTACTGCATATGTCCCCGAATATAGATTGGTAGGTTTTAACTTAGAACAGATTATTATTATGGCAGATCTTTTACTGAGTAGTTGCACATACTCACCGGCGATTATTTCAACAGTATTTGCAGAGGTGAGTTTACCTACGTTGTAAGACGGTCTCCAGCAGTTTACCCATTCTACACATCTCATTTCCTATATATTTTATCAAACTTTACTCTATAAACAGTATTGAGTCTATCGTATAATATAGTATTTTGCACGATCGGTTGGAGACAGATTAAACGTCCATGTTATATTGTATAGTTGACGAGGACATAGGTATGTACTGATGGTCGTCCATGCCACAGAGCGGCCACCATGTTTACTTTGTGCGGTGGTGGTGCCGTGGAAACCAGAAAACAGCACACGTGTCGAGACTTGAGAGGTTGAGGAAGATGTCAGGTACGTAGGTTGAACCATCTCATCGCAGGTAGCCTTTCGCTGCATCGACTTTTAAGTGATAGTAGGTAACAAAAGGGACGTGCATGTTTTATTTGATTTGTCGCAATTCTAAGACCTCCACTGTATATATAACTATGTGATTCTAATCTTACGTGAAAACCTCCACTGTATGCACGCACGCACGGCAGGTCGTCTCTCTGCATGCATGCATGACCATGGATTATTTATATACCAATTCCCTTTTGTTCATTAGTACTAACCTCGATCCACAATTCCCTTTTGTTCATTAGTACTAACCTCCACATAATATATAAATATGCTTGCTGGTGGATTATTTATATACCAATTCCCTTGCGACCGGCATCCACCTTttgttgtgtgtgtgtgttgttcAGATTTattgttctctctctcttttaATCTCTTAGAAAACACACTGACATCATAACACTG
It contains:
- the LOC103640716 gene encoding transcription factor MYC2; its protein translation is MMDRHMEDDSSTFLQWAMNHLQHPAAATAVSAAYQQQDGGAGVGVRISGGAGDQEDSAAAFPSLQALRASQPQAVPGSVRVRNLTVQVADYGLTNSSSSGDSPGAAMDHDAAAGWSPHTARSRTTGLGGGSNSRPVSWNFSAASAQPADDRGAVGVALPDAPAAVARAQQRAASSAGRRGGGAGPSTAAAPASSPGPVQDHIIAERRRREKINQRFIELSTVIPGLKKMDKATILGDAVKYVRELQEKVKGLEEEGGAGGSGGIQSAVLVKKQLPPEDDAMASSHGGSGDHGGDGGGMPLPEIEARLSERSVLLLRIHCYSARGLLVRVISEVEQMQLSITHTNVMPLRKRSPKWGRLVDRS